The proteins below are encoded in one region of Silene latifolia isolate original U9 population chromosome 2, ASM4854445v1, whole genome shotgun sequence:
- the LOC141640996 gene encoding uncharacterized protein LOC141640996, which translates to MEDQGVTDWNSLALALYKRYFPPQKTNALRNQITSFKQSPTEDLNEAWIRFKRLVRSVPYRGFQKWFLCNEFYNGLYNDHRALFDSSANGRFQDNTNDTNVWKLIDQIGTHTAKYGNPRGSTRGGGSSDGAVAAQLEALTTQIAELKTTQSLGNKQTIHVMTQQETPCEQCSAEHGAVECMSPLEQVDAFQSFKQGTPYSNFYNERTREHANFSYRCQNVLNPTTPPLQGLNPTYTIPQNRGNQPQGGYHRSNQGGQQYQNNDMSDKVMLQQQMVASEKQEALTTQLMAHNKMLDNQIAQLSTSSRQTGTLSSQLENPHDMANTIHIRSGLTYDGPVMPENVEEVIIEELDVDTKGKAFEEAVASISDKGKFKAADPPVVIKVLFPGRLKNTKVEQQFGKFLEVVKNIQVTVPFTKLITQVPSYAKFMKDILTRKRSFNEVETIAFTEECSALLQSKSPPKLKDPGSFSIPCTIDTHIIDKALCNLGARVSVMPNMVCTKLNMGHLKVTNVTL; encoded by the exons ATGGAAGATCAGGGGGTTACTGACTGGAATAGCTTAGCTCTTGCCTtgtacaagaggtattttccgcCCCAAAAGACAAATGCCCTGAGAAATCAAATCACTAGCTTCAAACAAAGTCCTACTGAGGATTTAAATGAGGCATGGATTCGTTTTAAAAGACTGGTTCGTTCAGTCCCTTACCGTGGATTTCAGAAGTGGTTTCTCTGCAACGAGTTCTACAATGGACTATATAATGACCATCGGGCTCTATTCGATTCTTCagccaatgggagattccaggacaACACTAATGATACCAATGTCTGGAAACTAATTGACCAGATAGGTACCCACACTGCCAAATATGGGAACCCTAGAGGTAGTACGAGAGGGGGAGGATCATCCGATGGAGCTGTTGCAGCTCAATTAGAGGCATTAACTACCCAGATTGCCGAACTAAAGACAACCCAGTCTTTGGGAAACAAGCAGACGATTCATGTCATGACCCAACAGGAAACCCCTTGTGAGCAATGTAGTGCAGAACATGGTGCAGTTGAATGTATGAGCCCCTTAGAACAGGTTGACGCCTTTCAGTCCTTCAAACAAGGTACACCATACTCAAATTTCTATAATGAGAGGACTAGGGAGCATGCTAATTTCTCTTATCGATGCCAGAATGTTTTAAACCCAACTACACCTCCACTACAAGGTCTAAACCCGACATACACTATCCCTCAGAATCGTGGAAATCAACCACAGGGTGGTTATCATAGGAGCAATCAAGGAGGTCAACAATATCAGAATAATGACATGTCTGATAAGGTCATGCTACAACAGCAGATGGTAGCCTCAGAGAAGCAAGAGGCCCTTACCACTCAGTTAATGGCACATAACAAGATGTTGGacaatcaaattgcccaattatcCACTTCAAGTAGACAAACAGGTACATTGTCGTCTCAGCTTGAGAATCCACATGACATGGCTAATACAATTCATATTcgaagcggtcttacttatgatggacccGTGATGCCTGAGAATGTTGAAGAGGTCATAATTGAGGAGTTAGATGTGGATACGAAAGGAAAAGCATTTGAAGAAGCTGTT GCATCTATTTCTGATAAAGGGAAGTTTAAAGCTGCTGACCCACCTGTCGTTATTAAGGTTCTTTTTCCAGGGCGCCTAAAGAACACAAAAGTCGAGCAGCAATTCGGTAAATTCTTGGAGGTCGTCAAAAATATTCAGGTAACTGTACCTTTTACCaagctaattacccaggtaccctcttatgctAAATTTATGAAGGATATTTTGACCCGTAAGAGGAGCTTTAATGAAGTGGAGACCATTGCTTTTacagaagagtgtagtgcactcctaCAAAGCAAGTCTCCACCAAAATTGAAGGATcctggtagtttttcaattccctgTACCATAGACACTCATATAATAGATAAAGCTTTATGTAATTTGGGTGCCAGGGTCAGTGTCATGCCCAATATGGTTTGCACGAAACTGAATATGGGACATCTTAAAGTTACCAACGTGACCCTATAA